From Salvia splendens isolate huo1 chromosome 3, SspV2, whole genome shotgun sequence, a single genomic window includes:
- the LOC121794189 gene encoding threonine synthase, chloroplastic-like, with protein sequence MAAAAPIFRSSFLSSQPLSPTPSTAPRPTSYSPLSVRATATSPDPPAAAPAAKPRRPSNENIRDEARRHTSSHNFSAKYVPFNADPSSTESYSLDEIVYRSRSGGLLDVQHDMDALKKFDGEYWRSLFDSRVGKTTWPYGSGVWSKKEWVLPEIDGDDIVSAFEGNSNLFWAERFGKQFLGMKDLWVKHCGISHTGSFKDLGMTVLVSQVNRLRKMNRPVVGVGCASTGDTSAALSAYCASAGIPSIVFLPANRISMAQLVQPIANGAFVLSIDTDFDGCMQLIREVTAELPIYLANSLNSLRLEGQKTAAIEILQQFDWQVPDWVIVPGGNLGNIYAFYKGFQMCKELGLVDKIPRLVCAQAANANPLYLHYKSGWKDFKAVKAGTTFASAIQIGDPVSIDRAVYALKKSNGIVEEATEEELMDAMAQADSTGMFICPHTGVALTALFKLRNSGIIGPNDRTVVVSTAHGLKFTQSKVDYHSREINDMACRFANPPTQVKADFGSVMDVLKKYLLSKNSKLL encoded by the coding sequence atgGCGGCTGCTGCTCCCATCTTCAGATCCTCCTTCCTATCCTCCCAACCCCTCTCCCCCACCCCCTCCACTGCCCCCCGCCCAACCTCCTACTCCCCCCTCTCCGTCCGCGCCACCGCCACCTCCCCCGACCCTCCCGCCGCCGCCCCCGCCGCCAAACCCCGGCGCCCCTCCAACGAGAACATCCGCGACGAGGCCCGCCGCCACACCTCCTCCCACAACTTCTCCGCCAAGTACGTCCCCTTCAACGCCGATCCCTCCTCCACCGAGTCCTACTCCCTCGACGAGATCGTCTACCGCAGCCGCTCCGGTGGCCTCCTCGACGTCCAGCACGACATGGACGCGCTCAAGAAATTCGACGGCGAGTACTGGCGCTCCCTCTTCGACTCCCGCGTCGGCAAGACCACCTGGCCCTACGGCTCCGGCGTCTGGTCGAAGAAGGAGTGGGTCCTCCCCGAGATCGACGGCGACGACATCGTCAGCGCCTTTGAGGGCAATTCCAACCTTTTCTGGGCTGAGCGTTTCGGCAAACAGTTTCTAGGCATGAAGGATTTGTGGGTCAAGCACTGTGGGATTAGCCACACCGGCAGTTTTAAAGACCTAGGCATGACTGTTTTAGTCAGTCAGGTCAATCGCCTCCGTAAAATGAACCGCCCCGTCGTCGGAGTCGGCTGCGCCTCCACTGGAGACACCTCCGCCGCCCTCTCCGCCTACTGCGCCTCCGCCGGTATCCCATCGATTGTGTTTCTACCTGCAAATCGGATCTCTATGGCTCAATTAGTCCAGCCAATTGCGAATGGGGCTTTTGTATTGAGCATCGATACCGATTTCGATGGATGTATGCAGCTAATTCGTGAAGTCACAGCTGAATTGCCCATATATTTGGCTAATTCATTGAATAGTTTGCGATTAGAAGGGCAGAAAACTGCTGCGATTGAGATTTTGCAGCAATTTGATTGGCAAGTTCCCGATTGGGTGATTGTTCCCGGTGGAAACCTCGGAAACATTTACGCCTTTTACAAGGGCTTCCAAATGTGCAAGGAATTAGGGCTTGTTGACAAAATCCCTCGCCTTGTTTGTGCACAGGCTGCAAATGCTAATCCCCTTTACTTGCATTACAAATCCGGGTGGAAGGATTTCAAGGCGGTGAAGGCTGGGACGACGTTTGCCTCCGCGATTCAGATTGGGGATCCCGTCTCCATCGATAGGGCGGTGTATGCATTGAAGAAGTCTAACGGCATTGTGGAGGAGgcgacggaggaggagctgatgGATGCAATGGCGCAGGCGGATTCGACTGGGATGTTTATCTGCCCCCACACTGGCGTGGCGCTGACTGCTCTGTTCAAGCTGAGGAACAGTGGGATCATTGGGCCGAACGACAGGACTGTGGTGGTGAGCACTGCTCATGGGTTGAAGTTCACGCAGTCAAAGGTGGATTATCACTCCAGGGAGATCAACGATATGGCTTGCCGTTTTGCTAACCCGCCTACGCAGGTGAAGGCGGATTTTGGGTCGGTGATGGATGTGTTGAAGAAGTATCTGTTGAGCAAGAATTCGAAGCTGCTTTGA